One genomic window of Nicotiana sylvestris chromosome 10, ASM39365v2, whole genome shotgun sequence includes the following:
- the LOC138879993 gene encoding uncharacterized protein, with protein MSSGRPTKRYHLQEFAKSSQEHWDWLAKEREYLAEIGKLKQQIQDLKFESKVQVAANKGEKNRLAKESDILKAQIRKTKMDADNQLRSRADKRLIAGLRNQVAEGQKDLERSKASIARLRTRWEKVTAARRKHLWQVKRDYEMSVTTLREINSTLSDQVLKKARDARTDRERCYESIARMEEQMERFQDQLIDNTRILGLKNQRMEQLCLERDRIRGRINEIGKRFQNS; from the exons atgtCGTCTGGAAGGCCGACTAAAAGATAtcaccttcaagaatttgccaagtcctcacaagagcattgggactggttggccaaagagcgtgaatatcttgccgaaatagGCAAACTGAAACAACAGATTCAGGATCTAAAATTTGAAAGCAAAGTGCAGGTTGCTGCCaataagggagaaaagaacagattagcCAAAGAAAGCGatatcctcaaagctcagatccggaagacgaaaatggatgccgacaaccaactgagaagccgggctgataaaaggttgatagcagggttaaggaatcaggtcgctgAAGGCCAgaaagacttggaaagatccaaggctagcatagcaagatTACGAACCAGGTGGGAAAAAGTTACAGCAGCACGGagaaagcacctatggcaagtgaaaagggattacgaaatgagtgttacaacattgagagaaataaaTTCCACTCTTAGTGATCAGGTCCTTAAAAAAGCCCGGGATGCTAGAACAGACAgggaacgctgctatgagtcaatagcccgaatggaagaacaaatggagaggttccaagatcagctcattgacaatactcgaatattgggactaaagaatcaacgaatgGAACAGCTGTGCCtagaaagggatagaatcaggggtaggatcaatgagattgg aaagagatttcaaaacagttag